Proteins from one Enoplosus armatus isolate fEnoArm2 chromosome 4, fEnoArm2.hap1, whole genome shotgun sequence genomic window:
- the elovl7a gene encoding elongation of very long chain fatty acids protein 7a: MEFDTIKSSAALIYDEFIQNADRRTATWFLMSSPLPQTIIIAAYIYFVTSLGPRIMENRKAFDLKGVLIVYNFSVVALSLYMCYEFVMSGWGTGYSFRCDLVDYSDSPQGVRMAATCWLYYFSKFIEMLDTIFFVLRKKNSQVTFLHVYHHSIMPFTWWFGVRFAAGGLGTFHALLNCIVHVIMYSYYGLTAMGPSYQKYLWWKKYLTTIQLIQFVMVTTHISQYFFMKDCPYQFPIFIYIIGSYGLIFLFLFLNFWYHAYTKGKRLPKVLQAQTWAHHSNGVMNGNASHEKDE, translated from the exons ATGGAATTTGATACTATAAAGTCCTCAGCCGCACTCATTTATGATGAGTTCATCCAAAATGCAG acagacggacagcaACCTGGTTCCTCATGTCGTCTCCTCTCCCCCAAACGATCATCATCGCAGCATACATTTATTTCGTCACATCGCTGGGGCCTCGGATCATGGAGAACCGCAAAGCTTTTGACCTCAAAGGAGTTCTCATAGTCTACAACTTCAGTGTGGTGGCTCTCTCACTCTACATGTGCTATGAA tTTGTGATGTCAGGATGGGGAACAGGATACTCTTTTCGCTGTGACCTGGTCGACTACTCTGATTCTCCACAGGGTGTGAGG ATGGCGGCAACATGCTGGCTTTATTACTTCTCAAAGTTCATTGAGATGTTGGACACA ATCTTCTTTGTGCTGAGGAAGAAGAATAGCCAGGTGACATTTCTTCACGTCTACCATCACTCGATCATGCCTTTCACCTGGTGGTTTGGAGTTCGGTTTGCAGCAG GTGGTCTGGGGACATTCCACGCCCTGCTTAACTGTATCGTCCATGTTATCATGTACTCATACTACGGCCTGACTGCCATGGGCCCCAGCTACCAGAAGTAcctgtggtggaagaaataccTCACTACCATTCAGCTG ATCCAGTTTGTTATGGTGACCACCCACATCTCCCAGTATTTCTTCATGAAGGACTGCCCCTACCAGTTCCCTATCTTTATCTACATCATCGGCTCGTATGGCCTGATTttcctgttcctcttcctcaacTTCTGGTACCACGCCTACACCAAGGGAAAGAGGCTGCCTAAAGTGCTGCAGGCTCAGACATGGGCACACCACAGCAACGGAGTTATGAATGGAAACGCCAGTCATGAAAAAGATGAGTGA